The Apium graveolens cultivar Ventura chromosome 11, ASM990537v1, whole genome shotgun sequence genome has a window encoding:
- the LOC141698107 gene encoding uncharacterized protein LOC141698107 yields the protein MAEDLVLDTAIRDWVLIPLSVVMVLIGVLRYFVSKLMRSSQSPDLKIVKEGQVIMRARNLRAAANFIPVKAFRARKAYFTNEENGLLHVPKGQAASNPQAQMFSDPNMAMDMMKKNLSMIIPQTLTFAWVNFFFSGFVAAKIPFPLTQRFRSMLQNGIDLSTVDVSYVSSRSWYFLNLFGLRGLFSLILGEENATDDTQRMMQMSGFGFDPSKSLGAEKDGLDIIQHDWAMPKFEQRAEAVLRKLVS from the exons ATGGCAGAAGATTTAGTATTAGATACAGCAATAAGAGACTGGGTTCTTATACCATTATCTGTAGTAATGGTTCTCATTGGTGTTCTTAGATACTTTGTTTCTAAGCTCATGCGTTCTTCTCAATCCCCTGATCTTAAAATTGTCAAAGAAGG GCAAGTTATAATGAGAGCTAGGAATTTGAGGGCTGCTGCTAATTTTATTCCTGTTAAGGCTTTTCGGGCTCGAAAAGCTTATTTTACTAATGAG GAAAATGGACTACTTCATGTTCCCAAGGGCCAGGCTGCTTCGAATCCACAGGCTCAAATGTTCTCTGATCCCAACATGGCTATGGATATGATGAAGAAAAACCTCTCTATGATCATACCCCAG ACTCTTACTTTTGCATGGGTTAACTTCTTTTTCTCGGGATTCGTAGCAG CAAAGATACCTTTTCCTCTGACTCAGAGGTTCAGGTCTATGTTACAGAATGGAATTGATTTGAGTACTGTGGATGTTAGCTATGTCAGCAGTCGATCATG GTACTTCCTCAATCTGTTTGGATTAAGAGGTTTATTTAGTCTTATTCTAGGAGAAGAAAATG CTACAGATGACACACAACGCATGATGCAAATGAGTGGATTTGGATTTGACCCTTCAAAG AGTTTGGGTGCGGAAAAAGATGGGCTCGACATAATTCAGCACGACTGGGCAATGCCAAAGTTTGAGCAGCGAGCTGAGGCTGTACTAAGGAAGCTTGTTAGCTGA